The Mycolicibacterium aromaticivorans JS19b1 = JCM 16368 DNA segment CGCCCGGATGCCGTGGTGGGCGCTGATACCAATCGCGGTACTGGTGTTTGCGGCAGTGGGTCTGATGTATCGCGGGGCGACCGGCTGGACCTGGCTCACCCGTGCGCGCAACGTGCGGCGAGCTCGCCGCCGCACGTCGGTCCAGCAGGCGCGCGCGGCACTGCCCGTGCCGTTCGAGGCTGAATTGCCCGGCGTGGGCCCCGGTGGGCTGCTGTGGGACGGCGAGTACGCGATCACCATGATCGCGCTGCACGGACGCCAGTACGCACCCACGGTGCTGGTCTCCGAAGGCGCCGAGTCGATCGACACGGTGCCGCTGGCTGTATGCGGCGCACTACTGCAACAATTCGGCGGCCTGGAACTGCATTCGATCGACATCCTGAGCATCGGTACCCGCACCGCTCAAGACGGCCGATTCACGCACCGCTACGAGGAAACCGTCGCCGATCGGGCGGCGGTCGGTGAGCGTCGCACCTGGCTGGTACTACGGCTGCGGCCGACCGCGTGCCTGGACGCCATGCTCTACCGGCGCAGCGTCGGAGAAGCCATCGAAGCGGCCACCGAACGGATCCGCCAAGCCGCTGCCCGCGCCGGGTGCCGCGCGGTCACCTGTAGCCCCGAGCAGCTCCGTGCTGCCACGGCCACTCTGCTGGTCGGCCATGACCTCGCCGACTACCAGGAACGGTGGACCGACCTGCGCGTCGGTGACGACTACGTGACCCCTTACCGGATGTCAGGCGTTGATCTGAGCACTCGTGTCCTCAACGATGTGTGGACCATCCGGGCCACCAAAGCCGTTGTGCTGGTCCGCATGACACGACACGTTGAGACCGGTGAACTGATGGTCGGGGCGCTAGTGCGGGTGCACACTCCGGCACACCTGACCCACCCACCGCTGTCGACCCTGCAGACCGTGCCCGGTGAGGCCTTTGAGTCCCTCGCAGCAACCCTGCCGCTGGGTGATCGCTCGTTGAGCGTGCCGCTGTCGATGCGCCCCCTGCAGAGCGCACCGCTTCCGGTGCAGGTAGGACCGACCGGGTTCTTGCACGGGATGGCCGAGTTGTCAGGCGTACCGCTGCTGCTCAATTGGACCGACCCACTCAAATTCGTGCGCGTGGCCATCGCCGCGGATCTCGATGTCGTCCAAGCCTTGGTGCTGCGCGCGACCTCGGCCGGGGCAACCGCGGAAATTCACACCGTGCGCCCCAACCGGTGGCTGCCGATCTGCGACGACATTCGCATCAGTATGGCCCGCAATCAGGAACGGTCCAAGGCTGCGACAGTCATCGTGGCCGACGGTCCGCAACCTCAGCAGGTGTTGCGTGAGAGCGGGGAACGCGGACACGCGTTGCTGTCAGTCATGCGCCCTGACGAAGCGCTCCCTGAGGACGCCGACATCCGCATCCGCCAAGTCGGACCCAACCACATCACCGTGGAGACCCCGGCACGGCCGCGACCCATGACCCTGGCAATCATCCGCCCGCGCAACGAGGCGCACACCCTGACCCACCTTCTGCAACCGTCCAGGAGTCGACGCCGATGAGTCAGCGCAGTACCGAAGCCCTGCGGGCGGGCATGAAGACCCTGAAAACCAACCCGCGCCGTGCACTAGAGGTTTTGAAGCTGGCGACCGACGACGACCCGGGCATGGCCGATGCCTGGCTGGGACGCATGGCTGCCGGTGACCGCTCACCAGCGACGATCGCTCGACTGGCCGATGCCCGCGAGCGCCTTGGCATGGACTTGCGTACCTGCGGTTCTGAGCTTCGCGTGATCGACCTGGACGTCACCTTCGACATCGAATATTTGCGCTGGCGAATCGAGGACGCCACCACCGCGCAGCTGGCCTACATCGGCATCCTGCTCGCCGACCGTAACTACGCCGAGGCCAACACGCGTCTGGCTGGGCTAGGAACCGACCCCAAGGTCCAATACACCCGTGGCGTCTTGATGCAGATGACCGAGCGGTGGCCCGATGTCCTGGCCGCCGTCGCCGGTCGGGAGGCCTGGTTCACCGATGCCCTTCTCAGCAGGGGCGCCGCCCTGCTCGAAGCGAAGGCCGCCGCGCACCTGGGTATGTGGGAGCGTGCCGGCGCCGCGCTGGAGGTTGCCTGCGACAACACGTATGGCCCCGACCTGATTACCCGCGACGCCACATTCCAGCGAGCCCTCATCGCTCGAGCCCAAGGAGACGACGACACCGCGCGCCAGACACTCGGAGATGTCGCCATGCGGTGGCCCGACTTCGAGCTGACCCGGAAAGCGTTGGCGGATCCGACGTTCGGAATCAAAGTGGTCGACCACGCCACCATCGACACCCGCGTCGACCCGTGGGACCCGACGACCGGGCGCACCCCAGAGCAACGCCAGGACGACCAACACGCCTCCGAGGCCCGCAAAGACCTCGCCGACGCCGAAGCAACCCTCAAAGCGATGATCGGCCTCGACGAAGTCAAGCAGCAGGTCCGCCAACTCAAGGCAACGACCGTCGCTCGGATCCTGCGAGAGCGCAAGGGACACACCAGCACCGCAGTCACCAACCATCTGCTGATGATGGGCCCTCCCGGGGTCGGCAAGACCGAAGTCGCCCGGGTGATCGCGAAAACCTTTTGCGGACTGGGCATTCTGCCCGACCGGGACGTGCTGGAAACCAGCAAGGAAGCCTTGGCGGGTCAGTTCGTTGGCTCGGTCGAAACCCAGACGCGTGAATTCCTCGCCAGCGCAATCGGAAAGACCGTCTTCTTCGATGAGTTCGGCGAGCTCCTGCACGGCGGCTACGCGGGCGGCGACCCCATCGGCCAAGCCATCGTCGCGGCGATCGTCCCGTGGATGGAAAACAACCGCGATAAGGCGGTGTTCATCGCCGCAGGCTATCCACGTGGATGTCAGAAGGTCATCGACTCCAACGCCGGCTTACAAGGCCGCTTCGCCACCACCATCCAATTCAGCTCCTACCCCCCGGACAAACTGATCGCCATCGCGCGCGCCATCCTGGCCCGGGGCAGCAACATCGTAGAGCCCGGCGCCCTGGAAGACGTCCTCCTGGAACCATTTACACGGTTCTACAACGAGACAAAAGTCAACGCCGACGGCGACACCGTCCGCGCGATCGACGACCTCAACAACGGGCGATTTGTGCGCAACATCCTGGAGAAAGCGCAGATCGTGCGCGACGTCCGCGTCCTAGACACAGTGGGGCTCGATGAACTCGACCTCAGCGACACCACACTCGGCGATTCCATCGCCGAAAACGACCTGCTTTTGATCACTCGGGAGGATCTGTGGAACGGGCTGCAGCAGGCCACCCCGCCCGCCTTCCGCACTCGCGCCGCGCCGTAACCGCCTGTCGGCGCACGCAATCGATTTTTGCTGCGTGGTTTTCGTGCGGCGGCAGGGGCTGCGGCACCCGTCGCCGGTGAGGGCGGCGGACGTGTCGGGATCAGTCGTTCACGGGCAAGCAGGGAGATGCAGAAGGTTGTTTTGGAGCTTGTTGTCGGCCGCGGTCGTCAGGTAAAGGCCCCGGTAGCCGGTTCGGGCATTTGGGTTAAAGGGCACCGCCGCTGGGTCGGTTCGGTTGTGCCAGTCACCGACGCGGACTGCCGCGGTGCTGCCGTCGGGTGCGACGGTGCGGAATTCATGAGTTCCGTTGAGAATCATCGAGATAACCTGTGCGGTAGATAGGGTCCATGGCTGTCCATTGCGGACCCCGCCGACGGCATAGACATACCGCGGCTTATTGAACTGGCGTCCGTAACGTGCGCACGTGATGTCCCACCGTTCGGGCGCAGGCCGTGGGATGACGCGCTGTCCGACAGTCGTAGGCCCCACCCAACGCATACCGCCGTCCCAGTCATATTGGATGAACTCGTGAAACCACTTCGCACCTCGTTGCCATGCGAAGACATGGAGGGCGCCGGTGCGATCTCCGACGCGCTCCCCGTTGTCCTGGAGAAGCGCAACCTCGTCATAGACCTCGGTTCCCACAGCGCCCTGGTAGTTCCATGTCAAGCCGGTGTTGTTATTGCGGACGTAATAGGCGAATCCGCCTGCAGCGAGTGGCGCCACGAGTTCGTAGTTGCCATGCTTTGCGGGCGCGAAGATGAAGAACCCTCGACGGTAATTGCGATCACTCTGGATAACAGCGGGACGACCCCTGACCCCGTTTCCGATGACGTCCTCGCGCTCCCACACCCGCATTGTCGAGCCGGCTGTCGCGCCCGCCTGACCGCCGCCACCGACGAAATAGCTGGGAGTCGTCTGCCTCACGGTCAGCGACCCGTCTACCTTGCACGCTGCAAGGACGGCCTGCGCGTTGCCCGCTTCATCAAAGTCGTTTCGGGTGTCGCCGACTGTACCGAGTGCCCACCCCAAACCGTCGTAATCTCCAGTCACGGGATCTCCTCCATAGACGTTGATCCCGGTCTCGTTCGGGCGCAGCTGCAGTAGCTTGTCGCCGTTATCCCACTGATGCGTTGTCGTGGAATTGCGCTGGTAGATCCGTAAGCCCTCACCCCCATAGCTCGACGCCAGGATGTAATCCGGCTCAGGAGTGTCTTCATCAAGGATGTGGTGTCGGCCGAAAGCAATGCCGCGGAACCGCTCGACCGCATGACCGCGGTCACTGCGCGGTCGGGATAAGTCAGTTCCGAAAGTCCATTTCAAGCTTTTACTATCGCGCCACCAAATCTCGATGTCGCCGGCCGCTGTCACCGCGGCCAGTTCGAAATTTCCGTGGCTACCACCCTTTGACTTGAAGCGACTCTGGTAGGCCGCCACGCTGGTGAGCGGCCTACCAGCGATGACTACCGGACCGTTCCACTTCACACCGTCATGCCAGAACTGAGCAAAACCACCGTCAGGCCATGGCAAGTAGACTTCGAAATTGCTGTGCCAGGTGCCATAGGTGCTCTGAAACCCGAAACCCGAGCTGTAACCGATCTGCCCCATTCTGACCCCCCGTCAGTGTTTTCAGGACAGACGAATTTTACAGAAAGTACGCCCCCGGAGTAGCTCTCCGAGAGGTGCTTGGTTACCGCCCGCAGCTGATGTCATAGCTGGCGCGCACAGGCTGACGCTCTCGTTGGGTCCGCAGGTAATCACGCAGCCACGCTTGTTGGTCGTCCGACAACGCTTTCAGCTCCTCATCAGTGTGAATGCTGTCCGCCCCACAGCTATTCGGTCGCCCGTCGAGGGCCAATCCCTCGTGAAGGAAGAAGCGCGCCGCCACCACCTCAGGTTGGCTGGCCGATGGGTCCAGCAGCGTGGTGGCGGCGCTGTCGATCGCTGATCGAGCGTATTGGCTTCGGCGCTCCTGATCTCCGTGCTCAGCGGCGTCGCGGGCGGCGAGAATCTCACGGCGCGCGTCGTCGAGAGCATCGCGGGCTGTCGGTTCGGTACGCATAGCCAGCCTCCCAATGAATCAATACGTGTACAGTAGCACGTTCACGTATTGATTTTACTGCGCTTCTATGCAACGGTGCATAGATGGCGTCACGGGTGCCGGTGCAGCGGGAGGAGGTCATCGCGATGAGCGCCGAAGTCAGCACGCCAGAACCTGGCTCGTGGTTTCAGAAACTGCGCAGCCGGCGCCCGCATCAGGTGATTCGCTGCGCACGCGGTGAATACCTGCGTCGGTGGTTCCTGGTGCCCCAAAACCGGTTCGTGAACGTGTATTTGCATAAATTCGTCGGGTCCGATGACCCGACGGCACTCCACAATCATCCCTGGCGCTTTCTGAGCCTCGTGCTTTCAGGTGCCTACGTCGAAGTCACCGAGCACGGCACGCAACGTCGTAGCCCATTCAGCGTTGCCTACAGACCGGCACATCACCGTCACCGAATCCAGCTGATCCGCGACCAGGACGGCGAACGCCCCTGTCTGAGTGTCGTCATCACTGGTGCGCATCAACAGGGCTGGGGGTTCTTCTGCCCCCGCCCCGACGGGCGCTGGCGCTTCATCCCCTGGGGCGACTTCACCGCTGGTGGATGCGGCGACAACGCCACAGCATCCGACCACCGCAGCGACGCGGTAAGGCGACGGTCATCGTGACCATTTGGAGAGAGGACCCCCAGTGACGTATGTGCCGCCAGAGACACCGTATTGCGGTTTCATGCGTCGGTTCGTCAAAGGCCGTGAGCAGCTGTTCGTTCCGCGTACCGCCGCGCATTGTCTGATCAGTGCCCCCACCGAGTCGGGCAAATCTCGCCGGCTGCTGGCGCCGGCGAGCGCGCTGTGGGGCGGCCCGGTCGTGCAGGTGTCGTCCAAGGACGACGTGATGCAGCTGACGATGGAGCGCCGGTTCGGGCCGAAAGCGGTCATCGATTTCCGGCCGATCATCGACCCGTTCTACCCGCTCGGAGTCGAGCCGATGGTGTACGACCCGACCACCACCATTGAAACCCCGTACGAGGCGCTGACCGTCGCTGAGACCATCATGCAGATGGCGACCGTCGGCATCGGCTCTGGCGCAGATCAGGTCTCCGACGGTGGCGTGTGGGAGTCGCAAGCCGCGGGTCCGCTGGCGGCCTTCCTGTATGCGGCGTCCCCCAACGGCAACGGGAAGGGGATGGAGTGGGTCCTCAAAGCCGTCGACAATCTCGAAGTCACCGAAGACGCTGCACGGCAACCGAGCTGGGTTCAAGCCGCCGCCCTCTGCAGCAGGTTTGAGGTGCTGGCGATCGGCATGACGCGCATACTGGGAATGGAACCGCGGCAACGCGACTCGGTGGCCATCACGATGCGCAAAGCCATTACCCCCTGGCTGCGGACCTCGCTGATGATGGCCGGCGGCGCTGACTTCGTCCGGGTGTTCGACGCGTCGTTCCTGGATGATCCCAGCGCGACCCTATTCGTCTTGGCACCGGCTGACGGCACCGTCGCCGGCGCGGCCGTGACGTTGATCGACTCCCTGATTCGGCGCTGGCGCGAGAAGACGTCACGGCGCGAGCAGATGCATCGCCTGTTGTTGGCGATCGACGAATTGCCCAACACTGCACCCTTGCCCGACCTGCGTCGCATCGTGGGGGAGGGCCGCGGCCTGGGAATCAACCTGCTCGCCGTGGTGCAGGCATCGGCCCAAAACGACACGGTCTACGGCCAGGTCTATGCCCAAGAACTCCGCGAGATATTCCCGGCCAACATCATCATGTTCAGCGCACACGAAGAGGCTTTGCTCGCACGCACTGAAGACTGGTCGGGGCTAACATTCCGACGCACCGAAAGCTACGGCCAGGCCGACGGACACAAGTCACTGAGCACCGATTTCGGGCCGGTGCTGAGGTGGCAGGAATTACTGCCCCCCGACCCAGAGCATGCGCGACTTCTGTTGCGCGGTGGGCTCGGCCACTGTGTTGAGATTCCAGACTGGACCCGCTTCAAGGCCTACTACGACCAAGCCAGCGCAGCGCTGGTCGCACGCGCGGGATATCCAGCGCTCACCGCGGGCACGGCACCCAAAGTGGGAGCTGGCAAACGCTGGCTTCAGCGCCTATCTGGTAGCTGATCCTACGCCACCTCCGGTCACACCGCCAGCCCTGACAGGACAGCGCATGAGCATCATCTGCAAGCTTGGCACCGCCGCCGTCGTAGTGGCCATCGCTGCCACCGGTTGCAACCATCCACCCCAAATCGGAGCACCGCACACACCTGACCGTGCCGCAGTGGTCGACCCGCAGTACACGCTCATTCAGGAACCCGAGGCGGGATACGCGCCGATCACCTCGCTGATCGACGGGGCAAGCAAGTCGGTGCGGATGACCATGTATGCGCTCAACGACCCCGCCATCGAGCAGGCGCTGATCAATGCTCACACCCGGCGCGGCGTGGCAACGACGGTGGTACTGGATCGCGCCTATCACGGACAGCGCACCAACCAATCGGCCTACGATTACTTGACGTCCGCTGGCGTTGACGTCATCTGGGCGCCAGCTGCGACGATCGTCCACGAAAAGGCCATCGTCATCGACGACGCCACGGCGATCGTGAGCACCGCCAATCTCACCGCGCAGTACTACGCCACAGGCCGTGATGCCCTGGTCGTCACCAGCAATCCCGCACAGGTGTCGGCTATTGCCGCAACTATCGACGGGGACTATCAAGCCGCACCCGATGGACGGCTCTCGGAGGCTGTCGATGCTCCCGGGCTGATCTGGTCGCCGGCAGCACGGTCAGCATTTGTGCAGACCATCGAAGATGCCACCACCAGTCTCGAGGTCACCAGTGAAGAGTTCACCGACCGGGCGGTGCTCACCGCGCTAACCCATGCCGCGGCCCGACACGTTCAGTGCCGCATCCTGCTCAACGCCGACAACCAGCCCAGCGCCTCCGTCCAGGCGGTACAACACGCCGGGTGCGCTGTTCACGTCGTGCCCCAGTCCGCGAACGGGTTGTACCTGCACGAGAAAATCGTTCTCGCAGACCGCAAGTCGCTGCTCATCGGCAGCCACAACCTGGCCACCCGAAGCCTGACCGAAAACCGCGAGCTGTCGCTGCAACTCGATGCCGACGCCGCACCGAAGATCATCGAGGCAGTGTCGACCGTATTCGAAACCGACTTCGCCCACGCCTCGGACACCGAGAGATGAGGTAAGGAGCCAGCCATGATCCGATCGACCACGTTTGACGTTGACGGCAGCATCGTCGAGGACGTGCACGCTCCAGCGGCCCAGGAAGCGCTGTGGCGGGCCAAGGCTGCACGCGTCCGTCCGCTGTGCCTGTGCCAATCTGCTGGCGTAGAGATGTACATCGCCGCCGCTGGAGAAGACCTCGTTGTCAAAAGGATGCCCGGCTCGGCGGCCGCGCATGACCATCAATGCCGTTCGTGGCTGCCACCGCATGAACTGTCCGGCTACGGCGCCGTGGCTGAGCACTCGATCGTAGACAACCCGGTTGACGGCACAACGGCACTGCGACTGGGCTTTTCCTTGTCGAAGCTCGCCAATCGCGCCGCCCCCGAACCAAGCGGCTCCGCGGCGGACACGGTTCAGTCGGAGGGCAACAAACTGTCACTGCGTGCTGTGCTGCACTACCTGTGGGATGAGGCGGAACTAACGAGTTGGCACCCCGGATTCGCAGGACACCGCTCCTGGGCGGTCGTCCACCGCCGCCTGCGCGACGCAGTGGACGGCAAGCTCGTGCGCAAGAACCCCCTCGCTCCATTCCTGTATGTGCCCGAGCCGTTCTCAGCCGATCGCAAGACCGAGATCGAACAGCGACGCATCAAGGCCTGGGCCCCAGCACGACGGGAGCCAGGCAAACCCACCAAGCTGATGATCGGCGTCGGTGAGGTCAAGGCGATCGAGCCAGCCAACCACGGCGTCAAAATGCAAGTCCGACACCAGCCGGGACACCCGTGGTTTCTTGACGACGACCTCTACCGCAAGCTCGCTAAACGGTTCGCCATCGAGTTGGAACTGTGGCAGATGGCCGAGCATGGCGAAGTGCGGCTGATGGCGATCTCAACCTTCTCGGTGTCACGAGCGGGATACGCGCACGTCGAGCAGCTCTCGTTGATGACAACCGATCGCAACTGGTTGCCCTTCACCGGCGACACCGATCGCACCCTGCTCAGGACGGTTGTCGACCAGGAACGGGTATTTCGAAAAGTGTTGTCATATAACGGCGGATCGGCGGCGTTGGCCTCGCTGGTCTTCACCGACACCGCTCCGGCCATCGCCGCTTTCATCGACCGACCAGCCGGTGAGCTCGACGGCCAACCGTCGTCGATAGCCGGACTTCCAGTATGGACCTGGCGCACGGACGAGGACATGCCGGACTTGCCGTCCCCAGCCTCCTGAGGGTGCATCAGTGCGCGGCGGTTCCCCGGAGCCGAGACAGGGTTGCGCTCGGCGCGCAACCCTGGAAGGCGTCGCAGCAGCGTGTCGCGCTCGGCGTAGGCGCAGGAGGTGCATTGAGGATGGCCTCGTTAGGTAGGCGGGGCCAGGCTGGCTTGAACGAGTCCAGTGAGGATCATGTCGAGTCCGGTGTCGAATCGACGGTTGCGGTCGCCGGTGAGTATTGCGATGAGGTCGTCGGCCTCGGTGGGTCGATGGTGGCCGTTAGCGGCTATCTGCTGCACGAGCGAGTCCCACTCGTCTGTGCCGCTGAGCTCGAGGTAGGCCTGTTCGTCGATAACAAATCCTGTTGTGTAAGAGCGCAATACGGCTGCTAGCTGGCCGGGACTGTGTTCGGGGGCGGTGACGGCGTGCAGCAGTGTCATCAGCGTTGCCGACAGGTTGAGCGTCGCGGACAGGGGTGCGTAGGAGCCGGCGACGATGCGCCCGCCGTCGCGGAACGCCAGCATCGCGCGTCGCATTCGCTCGCAGCAGGTTTTCACGTTGTCGATCGATGGGTTGGCGGTGTCGATGTCGGAGAGGTCGATGGTGGCGTAGATCGCGTCGGACATCGCGCGCTGGAGGTCTTTGCGATCCCGAAAGTGCTTGTATAGCGCTCCTGGAGTGACGTCAGCCGCTACGGCAAGTCGCCGCATCGTCAGTGCGTCTAGCCCGTTGGAGCGCACGTAGTCGTGTGCGAGCGCCACCAACGCCTCCCGAGTTAATCCACGCTTGACCATCGCACGCCAGCGTAGAGCGGATGCTGTTGACATAGCGGGTACGCCACCCCACACTCTCGTGGTGAACAATGTTCACTTGAGGATGGTGGGTGGGAGATGGCAGAGCACCAGGTAGTGGTCGCAGGTGCAGGTCCGACGGGGCTCACGTTGGCCGGCGAACTGGCCTTGGGGGGAGTCGACGTCGCTGTCATCGAGCGCCGAACCGATCGGGACCTGGTGGGCTCGCGCGCGGGCGGCATGACACCGCGCACGATCGAGGTGCTCGATCAGCGCGGCATTGCCGATCGGTTCCTCGCCGAGGGCATCCTCGGCCAAAACGGCCACTACGCAGGGCTGTTCTTCGACGTGTCCGATCTGGCGACCCGCCACAACTACGGGCTTGCACTGCTGCAGTACCGCGTCGAGACGGTCCTGGCGGATTGGATCACCGAACTGGGCGTGCCCATTCACTACGGCCGTGAAGTCACCGGGTTCACCCAAGATGAGGCTGGTGTCGATGCCGCGATGTCGGATGGGTCAGCGCTGCGTGGCGACTACCTGGTGGGGTGCGACGGGGGTCGCAGCGTCGTCCGGAAACAGGCCGGTATCGACTTCCCTGGGTGGGAGCCATCGATCAGTTGCCTAGTCGCCGACGTCCATATGACCCGGGAGCCGCCGTGGGGTCTGCATCGACGTGGTGGGTTCCACTCGTTTTTCGCCTTCGATGGCGAAGACACCGTGCGTGTGATGGTGGCCGAGCCATACGTCGGAATCGCCGCTGAACCGACCCTGGC contains these protein-coding regions:
- the eccE gene encoding type VII secretion protein EccE, whose amino-acid sequence is MTLVELTDPAAYADHEPQRTPGERLPRWQFHLPLRRAIIAEVAAAIAVAPFAARMPWWALIPIAVLVFAAVGLMYRGATGWTWLTRARNVRRARRRTSVQQARAALPVPFEAELPGVGPGGLLWDGEYAITMIALHGRQYAPTVLVSEGAESIDTVPLAVCGALLQQFGGLELHSIDILSIGTRTAQDGRFTHRYEETVADRAAVGERRTWLVLRLRPTACLDAMLYRRSVGEAIEAATERIRQAAARAGCRAVTCSPEQLRAATATLLVGHDLADYQERWTDLRVGDDYVTPYRMSGVDLSTRVLNDVWTIRATKAVVLVRMTRHVETGELMVGALVRVHTPAHLTHPPLSTLQTVPGEAFESLAATLPLGDRSLSVPLSMRPLQSAPLPVQVGPTGFLHGMAELSGVPLLLNWTDPLKFVRVAIAADLDVVQALVLRATSAGATAEIHTVRPNRWLPICDDIRISMARNQERSKAATVIVADGPQPQQVLRESGERGHALLSVMRPDEALPEDADIRIRQVGPNHITVETPARPRPMTLAIIRPRNEAHTLTHLLQPSRSRRR
- a CDS encoding AAA family ATPase; translation: MSQRSTEALRAGMKTLKTNPRRALEVLKLATDDDPGMADAWLGRMAAGDRSPATIARLADARERLGMDLRTCGSELRVIDLDVTFDIEYLRWRIEDATTAQLAYIGILLADRNYAEANTRLAGLGTDPKVQYTRGVLMQMTERWPDVLAAVAGREAWFTDALLSRGAALLEAKAAAHLGMWERAGAALEVACDNTYGPDLITRDATFQRALIARAQGDDDTARQTLGDVAMRWPDFELTRKALADPTFGIKVVDHATIDTRVDPWDPTTGRTPEQRQDDQHASEARKDLADAEATLKAMIGLDEVKQQVRQLKATTVARILRERKGHTSTAVTNHLLMMGPPGVGKTEVARVIAKTFCGLGILPDRDVLETSKEALAGQFVGSVETQTREFLASAIGKTVFFDEFGELLHGGYAGGDPIGQAIVAAIVPWMENNRDKAVFIAAGYPRGCQKVIDSNAGLQGRFATTIQFSSYPPDKLIAIARAILARGSNIVEPGALEDVLLEPFTRFYNETKVNADGDTVRAIDDLNNGRFVRNILEKAQIVRDVRVLDTVGLDELDLSDTTLGDSIAENDLLLITREDLWNGLQQATPPAFRTRAAP
- a CDS encoding DUF3892 domain-containing protein, which translates into the protein MGQIGYSSGFGFQSTYGTWHSNFEVYLPWPDGGFAQFWHDGVKWNGPVVIAGRPLTSVAAYQSRFKSKGGSHGNFELAAVTAAGDIEIWWRDSKSLKWTFGTDLSRPRSDRGHAVERFRGIAFGRHHILDEDTPEPDYILASSYGGEGLRIYQRNSTTTHQWDNGDKLLQLRPNETGINVYGGDPVTGDYDGLGWALGTVGDTRNDFDEAGNAQAVLAACKVDGSLTVRQTTPSYFVGGGGQAGATAGSTMRVWEREDVIGNGVRGRPAVIQSDRNYRRGFFIFAPAKHGNYELVAPLAAGGFAYYVRNNNTGLTWNYQGAVGTEVYDEVALLQDNGERVGDRTGALHVFAWQRGAKWFHEFIQYDWDGGMRWVGPTTVGQRVIPRPAPERWDITCARYGRQFNKPRYVYAVGGVRNGQPWTLSTAQVISMILNGTHEFRTVAPDGSTAAVRVGDWHNRTDPAAVPFNPNARTGYRGLYLTTAADNKLQNNLLHLPACP
- a CDS encoding type IV secretory system conjugative DNA transfer family protein, with amino-acid sequence MRRFVKGREQLFVPRTAAHCLISAPTESGKSRRLLAPASALWGGPVVQVSSKDDVMQLTMERRFGPKAVIDFRPIIDPFYPLGVEPMVYDPTTTIETPYEALTVAETIMQMATVGIGSGADQVSDGGVWESQAAGPLAAFLYAASPNGNGKGMEWVLKAVDNLEVTEDAARQPSWVQAAALCSRFEVLAIGMTRILGMEPRQRDSVAITMRKAITPWLRTSLMMAGGADFVRVFDASFLDDPSATLFVLAPADGTVAGAAVTLIDSLIRRWREKTSRREQMHRLLLAIDELPNTAPLPDLRRIVGEGRGLGINLLAVVQASAQNDTVYGQVYAQELREIFPANIIMFSAHEEALLARTEDWSGLTFRRTESYGQADGHKSLSTDFGPVLRWQELLPPDPEHARLLLRGGLGHCVEIPDWTRFKAYYDQASAALVARAGYPALTAGTAPKVGAGKRWLQRLSGS
- a CDS encoding phospholipase D-like domain-containing protein, which gives rise to MSIICKLGTAAVVVAIAATGCNHPPQIGAPHTPDRAAVVDPQYTLIQEPEAGYAPITSLIDGASKSVRMTMYALNDPAIEQALINAHTRRGVATTVVLDRAYHGQRTNQSAYDYLTSAGVDVIWAPAATIVHEKAIVIDDATAIVSTANLTAQYYATGRDALVVTSNPAQVSAIAATIDGDYQAAPDGRLSEAVDAPGLIWSPAARSAFVQTIEDATTSLEVTSEEFTDRAVLTALTHAAARHVQCRILLNADNQPSASVQAVQHAGCAVHVVPQSANGLYLHEKIVLADRKSLLIGSHNLATRSLTENRELSLQLDADAAPKIIEAVSTVFETDFAHASDTER
- a CDS encoding DUF1173 family protein, with product MIRSTTFDVDGSIVEDVHAPAAQEALWRAKAARVRPLCLCQSAGVEMYIAAAGEDLVVKRMPGSAAAHDHQCRSWLPPHELSGYGAVAEHSIVDNPVDGTTALRLGFSLSKLANRAAPEPSGSAADTVQSEGNKLSLRAVLHYLWDEAELTSWHPGFAGHRSWAVVHRRLRDAVDGKLVRKNPLAPFLYVPEPFSADRKTEIEQRRIKAWAPARREPGKPTKLMIGVGEVKAIEPANHGVKMQVRHQPGHPWFLDDDLYRKLAKRFAIELELWQMAEHGEVRLMAISTFSVSRAGYAHVEQLSLMTTDRNWLPFTGDTDRTLLRTVVDQERVFRKVLSYNGGSAALASLVFTDTAPAIAAFIDRPAGELDGQPSSIAGLPVWTWRTDEDMPDLPSPAS
- a CDS encoding TetR/AcrR family transcriptional regulator; the protein is MVKRGLTREALVALAHDYVRSNGLDALTMRRLAVAADVTPGALYKHFRDRKDLQRAMSDAIYATIDLSDIDTANPSIDNVKTCCERMRRAMLAFRDGGRIVAGSYAPLSATLNLSATLMTLLHAVTAPEHSPGQLAAVLRSYTTGFVIDEQAYLELSGTDEWDSLVQQIAANGHHRPTEADDLIAILTGDRNRRFDTGLDMILTGLVQASLAPPT